A single genomic interval of halophilic archaeon DL31 harbors:
- a CDS encoding Argininosuccinate lyase (PFAM: Fumarate lyase~TIGRFAM: Argininosuccinate lyase~HAMAP: Argininosuccinate lyase~KEGG: hut:Huta_1504 argininosuccinate lyase): MNDEGVTGDGQPDRAGGEDAAGPAGHEADGETVVRRERFAGGPARSFMSSLDADTRIFAADLAVDRAHTVMLAEQGIISAPEADDILTALDTIEEAGHGSLPDGEDVHEAIESAVVAAVGPAGGKMHTARSRNDEVATCIRYRYREDLLDAVEATLALRETLLEAAADEKETVVPGFTHRQHAQPTTVGHLLASYAGTVGRDTERLFAAFDRTNRSPLGAAAFAGTTFDVDRERTAALLGFDGVIENAADAVTARDFLVEGCSALAGLSATLSGLATDLIEASKDGHVELDDAYASTSSIMPQKKNPDSLELVRAVSGDAVGDLTGLLTTLKGLPRAYNRDLQRATPHAWDAVDIVTEATTVTAGAVATATWDEEACASDAGVGFSTATGVADALATAGVPFRSAHELVAEAAAGLADDATVAEQAAALEAAAAEHLGAPLSGFVDEEQLTTVLSPAGSVAARDSQGGPAPGAVADSLEALTADYEQHADSLERYREGLAAAEATLATEVASDE; the protein is encoded by the coding sequence ATGAACGACGAGGGCGTGACCGGTGACGGGCAACCGGACCGCGCTGGCGGTGAAGATGCCGCGGGCCCAGCAGGGCACGAGGCCGACGGCGAGACTGTGGTCCGCCGCGAGCGGTTCGCGGGCGGGCCTGCACGCTCGTTCATGTCGAGTCTCGACGCCGACACGCGCATCTTCGCTGCCGACCTCGCGGTCGACCGCGCCCATACAGTGATGCTCGCCGAGCAGGGCATCATTAGCGCCCCAGAGGCCGACGATATCCTCACCGCGCTCGACACCATCGAGGAAGCGGGCCACGGTTCGCTCCCCGACGGCGAGGACGTACACGAGGCTATCGAGTCGGCTGTCGTCGCTGCGGTCGGCCCCGCCGGCGGGAAGATGCACACCGCCCGCTCACGTAACGACGAAGTGGCGACCTGTATCCGCTACCGCTACCGCGAGGACCTGCTCGATGCTGTGGAGGCGACGCTTGCACTCCGAGAGACGCTCCTCGAAGCCGCGGCGGATGAGAAGGAGACAGTCGTCCCCGGCTTCACCCACCGCCAGCACGCCCAGCCCACCACAGTCGGCCACCTGCTCGCTTCCTACGCGGGCACCGTTGGCCGTGATACGGAGCGCCTGTTCGCCGCGTTCGACCGAACGAACAGGTCTCCCCTCGGTGCCGCCGCCTTCGCAGGCACCACCTTCGACGTGGACCGCGAGCGCACGGCCGCACTGCTGGGGTTCGACGGCGTCATCGAGAACGCCGCCGACGCCGTCACGGCTCGTGACTTCCTCGTGGAGGGGTGTAGCGCACTCGCTGGTCTCTCCGCGACGCTCTCGGGGCTCGCGACGGACCTGATTGAGGCGTCGAAAGACGGTCACGTCGAACTCGACGACGCTTACGCCTCCACCTCGTCGATCATGCCCCAGAAGAAGAACCCCGACTCGCTGGAACTGGTGCGTGCCGTTTCTGGCGACGCTGTCGGTGATTTGACGGGCTTGCTGACGACACTCAAAGGACTCCCACGTGCGTACAACCGTGACCTCCAGCGTGCGACGCCCCACGCCTGGGACGCCGTCGATATCGTCACCGAGGCGACGACAGTGACCGCCGGCGCGGTGGCGACGGCGACGTGGGACGAGGAAGCCTGTGCAAGCGATGCGGGCGTTGGCTTCTCCACGGCCACGGGCGTCGCAGACGCGCTGGCTACCGCGGGGGTCCCGTTCCGTAGCGCGCACGAGCTGGTCGCCGAGGCCGCGGCCGGTCTCGCGGACGACGCCACCGTGGCGGAGCAGGCAGCCGCCCTCGAAGCTGCTGCGGCCGAGCACCTCGGCGCCCCCCTCTCGGGGTTCGTCGACGAGGAGCAACTGACGACAGTGCTCTCGCCAGCCGGGAGCGTGGCCGCACGCGATTCGCAGGGTGGGCCCGCACCCGGTGCAGTCGCCGATTCACTCGAAGCACTGACTGCGGACTACGAACAGCATGCCGACTCCCTCGAGCGGTACCGCGAGGGCCTCGCCGCTGCAGAAGCCACTCTCGCGACGGAGGTGGCGAGTGATGAGTGA
- a CDS encoding lysine biosynthesis protein LysW (TIGRFAM: Lysine biosynthesis protein LysW~KEGG: hma:rrnAC2680 hypothetical protein), protein MSEATCVICGGDVALPDDVEVGEILDCGDCGTELEVIGVDPAELAEAPELAEDWGE, encoded by the coding sequence ATGTCAGAAGCGACCTGCGTGATCTGTGGCGGCGACGTTGCACTGCCCGACGACGTTGAAGTCGGCGAGATACTGGACTGCGGGGACTGTGGCACCGAACTCGAAGTGATCGGCGTCGACCCCGCCGAGCTCGCGGAAGCTCCCGAGCTCGCCGAAGACTGGGGCGAGTGA
- a CDS encoding lysine biosynthesis enzyme LysX (KEGG: hbo:Hbor_01730 L-2-aminoadipate N-acetyltransferase~TIGRFAM: Lysine biosynthesis enzyme LysX; S6 modification enzyme RimK~PFAM: ATP-grasp fold, RimK-type), giving the protein MEVRLLYSRIRADEKLLLAELRERGHKVVKADTRTLTFDLDEPPALLADCDVVLDRCLATSRSRYATRFLDHYGIPVVNGADTAAVCADKVETSLALQAAGIPTPETTVAFTTDAALEAIEAFGYPCVLKPVVGSWGRLMAKLESRSAAEAVLEHKETLGSYEHSVFYIQQFVEKPGRDVRVLMAGGDTVAAMTRSSDHWITNAAAGAETEPFELDEQAESLAKQASEAVGGGLLGVDLMETGDGYTVHEVNHTVEFSALNGAVETDIAGEIVDWLETVPAVDSEVTT; this is encoded by the coding sequence ATGGAAGTCCGCCTGCTCTACAGCCGCATCCGCGCCGACGAGAAGCTGCTGCTGGCGGAGCTCCGCGAGCGCGGCCACAAGGTCGTGAAGGCCGACACTCGCACGCTGACGTTCGACCTCGACGAGCCGCCGGCGCTACTCGCAGACTGTGACGTGGTGCTCGACCGCTGTCTCGCGACCTCGCGCTCGCGCTATGCGACCCGGTTCCTCGACCACTACGGCATCCCCGTGGTCAACGGTGCTGACACGGCGGCGGTCTGTGCGGACAAGGTAGAGACCAGCCTCGCGCTCCAGGCAGCAGGCATCCCGACGCCGGAGACGACGGTTGCCTTCACCACCGACGCCGCGTTGGAAGCCATCGAGGCATTTGGCTACCCATGTGTCCTGAAGCCGGTCGTGGGTTCGTGGGGCCGGCTGATGGCCAAGCTGGAGTCCCGCAGCGCCGCCGAGGCGGTGCTGGAACACAAAGAGACGCTGGGAAGCTACGAACACAGCGTCTTCTACATCCAGCAGTTCGTCGAGAAGCCCGGTCGCGACGTGCGCGTCCTGATGGCTGGCGGCGACACCGTGGCCGCGATGACCCGCAGCTCGGACCACTGGATCACCAACGCTGCAGCCGGCGCGGAAACCGAACCCTTCGAACTGGACGAGCAGGCCGAGTCGCTCGCGAAACAGGCGAGTGAGGCTGTCGGCGGCGGTCTCCTCGGGGTCGACCTGATGGAGACCGGTGATGGCTACACCGTCCACGAAGTGAACCACACTGTCGAGTTCTCCGCGCTCAACGGTGCTGTCGAGACGGATATTGCTGGAGAAATTGTGGACTGGCTGGAAACTGTGCCTGCGGTGGATAGTGAGGTGACCACATGA
- a CDS encoding N-acetyl-gamma-glutamyl-phosphate reductase (PFAM: Semialdehyde dehydrogenase, NAD-binding; Semialdehyde dehydrogenase, dimerisation region~TIGRFAM: N-acetyl-gamma-glutamyl-phosphate reductase~HAMAP: N-acetyl-gamma-glutamyl-phosphate reductase~KEGG: hvo:HVO_0045 N-acetyl-gamma-glutamyl-phosphate reductase), which produces MTNSASVIGGSGFAGGELLRLLAGHPEFDLVQTTSRQYEHKTVGHVHPNLRELDLRFSSPESLESVDVLFTATPHGVSMQNVETYLDAAGLLVDLSADFRLSEPALYDEWYDGHDAPEYLDVAAYALPELGHEGLQDADIVASGGCNATATMLALAPLVEADLLTPEDRVVADLKVGSSEGGAAGGAAASHAERSGVVRPYAPTSHRHEAEILDQLGLSVDFTVHAVDMVRGAAATCHVYPDGPAAADGVQTADLWGAYRDAYDDEPFVRVVAGSGGTYRYPEPKAVAGTNLAEVGFATEPDSDRVVAFAAIDNVMKGAAGQAVHAANIALGLDQTTGLTQQGLHPVGSP; this is translated from the coding sequence ATGACCAACAGCGCGAGCGTCATCGGCGGCTCCGGCTTCGCGGGCGGTGAACTGCTTCGTCTGCTCGCAGGCCACCCCGAGTTCGACCTGGTACAGACCACCTCTCGCCAGTACGAACACAAGACTGTGGGCCACGTACACCCGAATCTGCGCGAACTCGACCTGCGTTTCAGTTCGCCCGAATCGCTCGAATCAGTGGACGTGCTGTTCACAGCGACCCCACACGGTGTCTCGATGCAGAACGTCGAAACGTATCTCGACGCCGCTGGGTTGCTCGTGGACCTCTCGGCTGACTTCCGCCTTTCGGAGCCGGCGCTCTACGACGAGTGGTACGACGGCCACGACGCGCCGGAGTATCTGGATGTCGCGGCGTACGCACTCCCCGAACTAGGCCATGAGGGGCTTCAAGACGCGGATATCGTCGCCAGCGGCGGCTGCAACGCGACAGCGACCATGCTCGCACTCGCGCCGTTGGTCGAGGCAGATCTCCTCACACCCGAGGACCGGGTCGTTGCGGACCTCAAGGTCGGCTCCTCGGAGGGCGGCGCCGCCGGCGGCGCTGCGGCCTCTCACGCCGAGCGCTCGGGCGTCGTCCGCCCGTACGCGCCAACGAGCCACCGCCACGAGGCGGAGATTCTCGACCAACTCGGACTCTCGGTGGATTTCACCGTTCACGCCGTGGATATGGTCCGCGGCGCAGCTGCGACCTGCCACGTCTACCCAGACGGACCTGCCGCTGCAGACGGCGTACAGACAGCTGACCTCTGGGGTGCCTATCGCGACGCGTACGACGACGAACCGTTCGTTCGAGTCGTGGCGGGCAGTGGAGGAACCTACCGCTACCCGGAGCCAAAGGCAGTCGCGGGGACGAACCTTGCAGAAGTCGGGTTCGCGACCGAACCTGACTCGGACCGCGTGGTCGCCTTTGCGGCCATCGACAACGTGATGAAGGGCGCTGCGGGGCAGGCCGTCCACGCTGCCAACATCGCGCTGGGGCTCGATCAGACAACCGGCCTCACACAGCAGGGGCTTCACCCGGTGGGCTCGCCATGA
- a CDS encoding acetylglutamate kinase (TIGRFAM: Acetylglutamate kinase~KEGG: hbo:Hbor_01750 N2-acetyl-L-aminoadipate kinase; N-acetylglutamate kinase~PFAM: Aspartate/glutamate/uridylate kinase), whose product MSHPDHLDAPPLVVKVGGARAVDPAGVVADVAHYTATGRDVLVVHGGSTAVDDTLEALGKEPEYVETPSGVSGRFTDDETLETFEMVLPGKLNTELVADLRAVGVDAVGLSGVDGGLVTGPRKSAVRVLEDGKKKIRRGDHAGKPVSLNTGLLESLLADGYVPTVCPPMLADDGTVANADADRVAGLLAAELGAELVLLTDVAGVYADPDDPETLIEETATPDAMATLEEAAEGFMSRKVHASREALEGGATSVTISDAGHRKPLVAALTGHGTQVLPGAVGVETDGGLEASDAGPESLELPVGGGDS is encoded by the coding sequence ATGAGTCATCCCGACCACCTCGACGCGCCGCCGCTCGTGGTGAAAGTTGGCGGCGCCCGCGCGGTCGACCCAGCGGGCGTCGTTGCCGACGTTGCCCACTACACTGCGACGGGTCGCGATGTCCTGGTCGTCCACGGTGGCTCCACTGCTGTCGACGACACGCTCGAAGCACTCGGCAAGGAGCCCGAATACGTCGAGACGCCGTCGGGCGTCTCGGGACGCTTCACCGACGACGAGACCCTCGAGACGTTCGAGATGGTGCTCCCTGGCAAGCTCAACACCGAGCTCGTCGCGGACCTGCGTGCGGTCGGTGTGGATGCAGTGGGGCTCTCGGGCGTCGATGGCGGCCTCGTGACCGGCCCACGCAAATCCGCCGTCCGCGTGCTCGAAGACGGCAAGAAGAAAATTCGCCGCGGCGACCACGCCGGCAAACCCGTGTCGCTGAACACTGGGCTGCTGGAGTCCCTGCTCGCGGATGGCTACGTGCCGACCGTCTGCCCGCCGATGCTGGCCGACGACGGCACCGTTGCGAACGCCGACGCCGACCGCGTGGCTGGCTTGCTGGCCGCGGAGCTCGGGGCCGAACTCGTCCTGCTGACGGACGTGGCGGGGGTGTACGCAGACCCCGACGACCCAGAAACCCTCATCGAGGAGACTGCGACACCGGACGCGATGGCGACGCTCGAGGAGGCTGCGGAAGGGTTCATGAGTCGAAAAGTCCACGCCAGCCGCGAAGCGCTAGAAGGCGGTGCCACCAGTGTCACTATCAGCGATGCAGGTCACCGCAAGCCGCTGGTCGCGGCGCTCACGGGACACGGAACGCAGGTGCTCCCGGGTGCCGTCGGCGTCGAGACGGACGGTGGTCTTGAGGCGTCTGACGCTGGACCGGAGTCACTCGAACTCCCAGTTGGAGGTGGTGATTCGTGA
- a CDS encoding Acetylornithine/succinyldiaminopimelate aminotransferase (HAMAP: Acetylornithine/succinyldiaminopimelate aminotransferase~KEGG: hwa:HQ3717A acetylornithine aminotransferase~PFAM: Aminotransferase class-III), producing the protein MSDEEFVFSEKPLALASGEGLTLTGEDGTEYLDFGASYACTPLGHCPPAVVTAIQEQAGELLYVQGSYPVAVRTALRERLATVAPGDLSKVWLCNSGTEANEAALKFARSATGHSKVVVAKRAFHGRTLGSLSLTWEDAYRDPFGPLPGDVEFVPYGDAEALTTAVDGETAAVFLEPVQGEGGVHPASDAYLQTAREATEQAGAALVLDEIQTGLGRTGTLWTCEGAGVVPDILTTAKGLASGLPIGATLCADWIAEGAGNHGSTFAGNPLVAAAADATLAGLVSQEVPANAAAVGEYLQSGLREAVAEHDLPVREVRGSGLMIGIEVKRGANRVLRDLALQQQILALPAGRSVVRLLPPLIAETEHADAVIDGLVEVLG; encoded by the coding sequence GTGAGCGACGAAGAGTTCGTTTTCTCCGAGAAGCCACTCGCGCTCGCCAGCGGGGAGGGGCTGACCCTCACCGGCGAGGACGGAACGGAGTATCTGGACTTCGGTGCTTCCTACGCCTGCACGCCGCTGGGTCACTGCCCGCCCGCGGTCGTCACGGCGATTCAGGAGCAGGCTGGCGAACTGCTCTACGTGCAGGGTTCCTACCCCGTCGCCGTCCGAACCGCGCTCAGAGAGCGCCTCGCGACTGTGGCTCCGGGTGACCTCTCGAAGGTCTGGCTCTGTAACTCGGGCACCGAAGCCAACGAGGCGGCGTTGAAGTTCGCCCGCTCGGCGACCGGCCACAGTAAGGTTGTGGTCGCAAAGCGCGCGTTCCACGGCCGGACGCTGGGTTCGCTCTCGTTGACGTGGGAAGACGCCTACCGAGATCCGTTCGGTCCGCTCCCGGGTGACGTGGAGTTCGTTCCCTACGGTGATGCCGAGGCGCTCACGACTGCCGTCGACGGCGAGACTGCAGCGGTGTTCCTCGAACCGGTACAGGGTGAAGGCGGAGTCCATCCTGCCAGCGACGCCTACCTGCAGACGGCACGCGAAGCCACCGAACAGGCGGGTGCCGCGCTCGTGCTGGACGAAATCCAGACCGGCCTCGGCCGCACGGGGACGCTCTGGACCTGCGAGGGCGCGGGTGTTGTGCCAGACATCCTCACCACCGCGAAGGGACTTGCCTCAGGGCTTCCCATTGGCGCAACGCTCTGTGCGGACTGGATTGCAGAGGGAGCCGGAAACCACGGCTCGACGTTCGCCGGGAACCCCCTCGTGGCTGCGGCCGCGGACGCCACACTCGCTGGGTTGGTAAGCCAGGAGGTGCCCGCCAACGCCGCAGCGGTCGGCGAGTATCTCCAGTCGGGCCTCCGCGAGGCTGTGGCGGAGCATGACCTGCCCGTCCGCGAGGTGCGCGGGTCGGGGCTCATGATTGGAATCGAGGTCAAACGCGGTGCGAATCGCGTCCTCCGCGACCTCGCGCTCCAGCAGCAGATCCTCGCCCTCCCCGCGGGCCGCTCCGTCGTGCGCCTGCTGCCGCCACTCATCGCAGAAACCGAGCACGCCGACGCCGTCATCGACGGCCTCGTAGAGGTGCTCGGATGA
- a CDS encoding N-acetyl-ornithine/N-acetyl-lysine deacetylase (KEGG: nmg:Nmag_1757 N-acetyl-ornithine/N-acetyl-lysine deacetylase~TIGRFAM: N-acetyl-ornithine/N-acetyl-lysine deacetylase~PFAM: Peptidase M20; Peptidase M20, dimerisation) yields the protein MNDALDSSTIDAPAGALDSPGRALLAELVATPSPSGDEAAVAELLRAFFEHHDREAFVDAVGNVRAPADDSVLLTSHMDTVPGGPKLRVLTGDEELGVDGPVLHGRGSVDATGPLAAMAVAAVETGVSFAGVVQEETDSAGARHLLTDRSVPEAVINGEPSGWDALTLGYRGLVAGTFTVETAASHSSRPEPNAIDHATEWWEAVRGAFENDSTDDAGVFDTVTATATAFDGGLSPDGDAVEATVDAQFRVPPGQTPESVRETVEAATIHGSLSWTDEIPPLLGDPRSSVAGALRAGIRSAGGEPTHLRKSGTADANLYAAEWGVPVATYGPGDSALDHAPDERLPLEEFDRAVAVLSTASTQLTS from the coding sequence ATGAACGACGCGCTGGATTCGTCCACTATCGACGCACCAGCCGGGGCACTCGACAGCCCAGGCCGCGCGTTGCTCGCGGAACTGGTCGCGACCCCATCCCCATCCGGGGATGAAGCGGCCGTCGCCGAGTTGCTCCGTGCGTTCTTCGAGCACCACGATCGTGAGGCGTTCGTCGATGCTGTGGGCAACGTCCGCGCACCGGCAGACGATTCGGTCCTGCTCACCTCACACATGGATACGGTCCCGGGTGGCCCCAAACTCCGTGTCCTCACAGGTGACGAGGAACTGGGCGTTGACGGCCCAGTACTCCACGGCCGCGGTAGCGTCGACGCCACAGGGCCGTTGGCGGCGATGGCCGTTGCAGCCGTCGAGACGGGCGTCTCCTTCGCTGGCGTCGTCCAGGAGGAAACCGACTCAGCCGGCGCCCGCCATCTCCTCACGGACCGCTCGGTCCCGGAGGCCGTCATCAACGGGGAACCCTCGGGCTGGGACGCGCTGACACTCGGCTACCGCGGGCTCGTCGCGGGCACATTCACTGTCGAGACGGCTGCGAGCCACAGTTCCCGCCCGGAACCGAACGCGATCGACCACGCGACGGAGTGGTGGGAGGCGGTTCGCGGGGCTTTCGAGAACGATTCCACGGACGACGCAGGCGTTTTCGACACCGTCACTGCGACGGCGACGGCGTTCGACGGCGGACTCTCTCCTGATGGCGACGCCGTCGAGGCGACCGTCGACGCACAGTTCCGTGTCCCGCCGGGGCAGACACCGGAATCGGTTCGCGAAACAGTCGAAGCAGCCACGATCCACGGTTCGCTTTCCTGGACTGACGAAATCCCGCCGCTGCTCGGTGACCCGCGTAGTTCCGTCGCCGGTGCGCTCCGCGCAGGCATCCGGAGCGCTGGCGGCGAGCCGACCCACCTCCGCAAATCCGGCACGGCGGACGCGAACCTCTATGCCGCCGAGTGGGGCGTCCCGGTCGCGACCTACGGGCCGGGCGACTCCGCCTTGGATCACGCGCCGGATGAGCGCCTCCCGCTCGAAGAGTTCGACCGTGCCGTTGCCGTGCTGAGCACCGCCTCTACCCAACTCACATCCTGA